In Actinomyces sp. zg-332, the following proteins share a genomic window:
- a CDS encoding SHIRT domain-containing protein: MRQRVANFLTVLSVVSLILLGIPNVNVSYATTDVSTEAQLRAALSGGETNINITSNFQVTSPIEVSFTSAREVTISSTSGNTITSGDVDSMFRLSGSNTTLKFDNINLDGNNNGRLLRLTDGAKLDFRNGKISNGISWKNGVSDPNSGNSDGGAIYAGVDSTVKFHNTTFENNRGILPNPKPRDGMNGHGGAIYAYHTKLVEIVDSVATNNVSGILSGGGFAYIENSENVTVSGSTFTGNHNNQVTANSNQGGVFHIVNSNFTSSNNTYNVAATFNTGGALYLSGISGNKKATSTNDVYKMENLGDAYGISGGSILSAHSNLEIDNGTFTVSGNSKVIHAGGVIDVVGGGNLSLKNSTLTGRGVGNGNGSATFGGAICFEDGSSATALIENTNISNFHADKTGGMISIGGRFGKPSTASVTIRGGKFHKANTQAWGAPSGDEGQAGGMIYVSKGATLNIEGTTMGNDADGNGGQSPAGGLIYNAGSTTISGGAVLNGGIGLQAGGTIFNDGYLKLDDMTLNDLWRGHFVGGAWWSGIQHPTKGAGEYAGINIYAKKDVIITPRANISTSGDIHVIDGQSAVVLTGTLTKRIDVSISEVAKDHNLYPENAERHVGYVVAKGDGNYEPVKSDANFLHYITRKADDSNPVAAYEDNTSIGKWDYVYNPENKTIVVGQRAKMVYHVNADDAKFDDNSTEKEELYDVYSSTAPWTDPEQMTKISDVPSRTGFAFTGWYYDNVKELICDLNNESEHGDRKFKFEEEKFTDSTAAITGILPTNELHTYAGWITVFNVTHEFVSGTAGKDLPQTIKDKTPANQTDKPNGTKVNPTDNFDKTDVEDTDNDGIWKWTNWDKQEDTINKKDAHFVGTWVFTQNKYNVTHEFVSGTAGKDLPQTIKDKTPANQTDKLNGTKVNPTDNFDKTDVEDTDNDGIWKWTNWDKQEDTINKKDAHFVGTWVFTQNKYNVTHEFVSGTAGKDLPQTIKDKTPANQTDKLNGTKVNPTDNFDKTDVEDADNDGIWKWTNWDKQEDTINKKDAHFVGTWVFTQNKYNVTHEFVSGTAGKDLPQTIKDKTPANQTDKLNGTKVNPTDNFDKTDVEDADNDGIWKWTSWDKQEDTINKKDAHFVGTWVFTQNKYNVTHEFVSGTAGKDLPQTIKDKTPANQTDKLNGTKVNPTDNFDKTDVVVKAENGKWVWKTWDAESKIIDKADAHFIGKWEFVKDPVKPNVVLREKPKKSAKLPETGFDGSVSYSLLSLLIVGFGLVLISAKRKDS; encoded by the coding sequence ATGAGGCAACGAGTCGCAAATTTTCTAACAGTTTTATCCGTAGTAAGCCTAATTTTACTCGGCATTCCTAATGTTAATGTTTCTTATGCTACAACTGATGTTTCTACTGAAGCACAGCTTAGAGCAGCCCTATCTGGTGGCGAAACTAATATAAATATAACTTCAAATTTTCAAGTAACTTCGCCAATAGAAGTAAGTTTTACTTCAGCACGTGAAGTAACAATCTCTAGCACAAGTGGTAACACAATAACTTCTGGTGATGTAGATTCAATGTTTAGATTAAGTGGATCTAACACAACTTTGAAGTTTGACAATATTAACCTTGACGGTAATAACAATGGTAGGTTATTACGCCTCACTGATGGTGCTAAGTTGGATTTTAGAAATGGTAAAATTTCCAATGGTATAAGCTGGAAAAACGGAGTTAGTGATCCAAATTCAGGTAACAGTGATGGTGGTGCAATATATGCAGGTGTAGACTCAACTGTAAAGTTCCATAACACAACTTTTGAAAATAACCGTGGCATATTACCTAACCCTAAACCTCGTGACGGTATGAATGGTCATGGTGGTGCAATATATGCTTATCATACAAAACTAGTTGAAATCGTTGATTCTGTAGCAACTAATAACGTTTCTGGTATTTTATCTGGTGGTGGTTTTGCTTATATTGAAAACAGCGAAAATGTAACTGTAAGTGGTTCAACTTTTACTGGTAACCATAATAACCAAGTCACCGCAAATTCTAATCAAGGTGGCGTTTTCCACATTGTAAATTCAAATTTCACCTCTTCAAATAATACTTATAACGTTGCAGCTACTTTCAACACAGGTGGTGCTCTATACTTATCTGGAATCTCCGGAAACAAAAAAGCTACAAGCACAAACGATGTATACAAGATGGAAAACTTAGGTGATGCTTATGGCATTAGTGGTGGATCAATTCTTTCCGCTCATTCAAATCTAGAAATAGATAATGGCACTTTCACTGTTTCTGGTAACAGTAAAGTTATTCATGCTGGTGGCGTAATAGACGTTGTTGGTGGCGGTAATCTATCTTTGAAGAACTCAACATTGACTGGTAGAGGTGTTGGCAACGGTAATGGTTCAGCAACATTTGGTGGTGCTATCTGTTTCGAAGATGGTTCAAGTGCAACAGCCTTAATTGAAAATACAAATATTTCAAATTTCCATGCTGATAAGACTGGCGGTATGATTTCAATCGGAGGTAGATTCGGTAAACCATCAACTGCTTCAGTGACTATACGTGGAGGCAAATTCCACAAGGCAAATACTCAGGCATGGGGTGCTCCTTCAGGTGACGAAGGTCAAGCTGGTGGTATGATTTATGTTTCTAAGGGTGCTACCTTGAACATTGAAGGTACCACTATGGGCAACGATGCTGACGGTAATGGAGGCCAATCACCTGCTGGTGGTCTAATCTACAATGCAGGCAGCACAACTATTAGCGGTGGTGCAGTTCTAAACGGTGGTATTGGTCTACAAGCTGGCGGCACAATATTCAATGACGGTTATCTAAAGCTAGATGATATGACATTGAACGATTTGTGGCGTGGACACTTCGTTGGCGGTGCTTGGTGGAGTGGTATTCAACACCCAACTAAAGGTGCTGGTGAATACGCTGGTATTAACATTTATGCAAAGAAAGACGTTATTATAACGCCTCGTGCCAATATATCTACTTCTGGTGATATTCACGTTATCGATGGTCAATCAGCAGTTGTTTTAACTGGAACTCTTACTAAACGTATTGATGTATCTATTAGCGAAGTTGCTAAAGATCATAATTTATATCCAGAAAACGCTGAAAGGCATGTTGGCTATGTTGTTGCTAAAGGTGATGGAAACTACGAACCAGTGAAATCTGACGCTAATTTCTTGCACTATATAACAAGGAAAGCTGATGATTCTAATCCTGTAGCAGCATACGAAGATAATACTTCAATTGGTAAATGGGACTATGTTTACAACCCAGAAAATAAGACCATTGTAGTAGGCCAACGTGCAAAGATGGTTTATCACGTTAATGCTGATGATGCTAAATTTGATGATAATTCAACTGAAAAAGAAGAACTTTACGATGTTTATAGTTCCACAGCTCCTTGGACTGATCCAGAACAGATGACTAAGATTAGTGATGTTCCTTCACGTACAGGTTTCGCATTCACTGGATGGTACTACGACAATGTGAAAGAGCTCATTTGTGATTTGAATAATGAATCTGAACATGGGGATCGTAAATTCAAGTTCGAAGAGGAAAAGTTTACTGATAGCACAGCAGCTATCACAGGTATACTACCAACGAATGAGTTACATACTTATGCAGGTTGGATAACTGTTTTTAACGTTACACACGAGTTTGTCTCAGGCACAGCTGGAAAAGACCTACCACAAACAATCAAGGACAAAACACCAGCAAACCAAACAGACAAACCAAACGGAACAAAAGTAAACCCAACAGACAACTTCGACAAAACAGATGTTGAAGACACCGACAACGATGGTATCTGGAAATGGACCAACTGGGACAAACAAGAAGACACCATCAACAAAAAAGACGCACACTTTGTCGGAACATGGGTATTTACACAAAACAAATACAACGTTACACACGAGTTTGTCTCAGGCACAGCTGGAAAAGACCTACCACAAACAATCAAGGACAAAACACCAGCAAACCAAACAGACAAACTAAACGGAACAAAAGTAAACCCAACAGACAACTTCGACAAAACAGATGTTGAAGACACCGACAACGATGGTATCTGGAAATGGACCAACTGGGACAAACAAGAAGACACCATCAACAAAAAAGACGCACACTTTGTCGGAACATGGGTATTTACACAAAACAAATACAACGTTACACACGAGTTTGTCTCAGGCACAGCTGGAAAAGACCTACCACAAACAATCAAGGACAAAACACCAGCAAACCAAACAGACAAACTAAACGGAACAAAAGTAAACCCAACAGACAACTTCGACAAAACAGATGTTGAAGACGCTGACAACGATGGTATCTGGAAATGGACCAACTGGGACAAACAAGAAGACACCATCAACAAAAAAGACGCACACTTTGTCGGAACATGGGTATTTACACAAAACAAATACAACGTTACACACGAGTTTGTCTCAGGCACAGCTGGAAAAGACCTACCACAAACAATCAAGGACAAAACACCAGCAAACCAAACAGACAAACTAAACGGAACAAAAGTAAACCCAACAGACAACTTCGACAAAACAGATGTTGAAGACGCTGACAACGATGGTATCTGGAAATGGACCAGCTGGGACAAACAAGAAGACACCATCAACAAAAAAGACGCACACTTTGTCGGAACATGGGTATTTACACAAAACAAATACAACGTTACACACGAGTTTGTCTCAGGCACAGCTGGAAAAGACCTACCACAAACAATCAAGGACAAAACACCAGCAAACCAAACAGACAAACTAAACGGAACAAAAGTAAACCCAACAGACAACTTCGATAAGACTGATGTTGTCGTAAAGGCTGAAAATGGTAAGTGGGTATGGAAAACTTGGGATGCTGAATCTAAGATTATAGATAAAGCTGATGCTCATTTCATTGGTAAGTGGGAATTTGTTAAAGATCCTGTGAAACCAAATGTTGTGTTGAGAGAAAAACCAAAGAAATCTGCTAAGCTTCCTGAAACAGGTTTCGACGGTTCAGTTTCTTATTCACTTCTAAGTTTGCTGATAGTAGGTTTTGGTTTAGTACTTATCTCAGCAAAGAGAAAAGATAGCTAA